One window of the Leucobacter komagatae genome contains the following:
- a CDS encoding heavy-metal-associated domain-containing protein, translated as MATTEYQVTGMTCSHCEMSIREEVEQIDGVTGIDVSAASGKLEVTTDGALDDAAVLAAVEEAGYSAVRAS; from the coding sequence ATGGCTACAACCGAGTATCAGGTCACTGGAATGACGTGCTCCCACTGCGAGATGTCGATTCGCGAGGAGGTCGAGCAGATCGACGGGGTCACCGGCATCGACGTGAGCGCAGCGAGCGGCAAGCTCGAGGTCACCACCGACGGCGCGCTCGACGACGCGGCGGTGCTCGCGGCGGTTGAAGAGGCGGGCTACTCGGCGGTGCGCGCCTCATGA
- a CDS encoding dihydrolipoyl dehydrogenase family protein gives MDTAEHTSTDYDLIVIGAGPVGENVADYAVGPNVRVAIVEAELVGGECSYWACMPSKALLRSGHAIRAAGRLPGAREAVTGELNAAAVLARRDAFTNNWDDSGQAEWVGAEGIDLIRGFGELVGRGRVRVGERTLTARAVALATGSVPTLPDVPGLAESRAWGTREVTSTEEVPQSLIVLGGGVAGTEMAFAFAALGTSVTLLSRGALLGREEPFVGAMLAAALAAEGVDVRIGVAPVRVDRGADGNVSVELAGGTTVRAAELLVATGRRPATTGLGLERVGVDAQLTVDDTMLVAGTDWLYAVGDVNGRALLTHQGKYQARAAGEAIAARFAGDGVRDGAWGAHAATADHVAVPRVVFSDPEVAAVGLTEAQAREADLDLRTVEYDIGQVAGAKLHADGYVGRAKLVVDEARGVIVGATFVGQDVADLVHAATIAIVGEVPMERLWHAVPAYPTISEVWLRLLETYRSEAG, from the coding sequence ATGGATACCGCAGAACACACCTCGACCGACTACGACCTCATCGTCATCGGTGCCGGGCCGGTCGGTGAAAACGTCGCCGATTACGCCGTCGGCCCCAATGTGCGCGTCGCGATCGTCGAGGCCGAACTCGTCGGCGGAGAGTGCTCGTACTGGGCCTGCATGCCATCGAAGGCACTGCTGCGGAGTGGCCACGCCATCCGGGCCGCGGGGCGGCTCCCGGGCGCTCGCGAGGCGGTTACTGGTGAGCTCAACGCCGCCGCGGTGCTCGCGCGGCGCGACGCCTTCACGAACAACTGGGATGACTCTGGCCAGGCCGAATGGGTCGGCGCAGAGGGGATCGACCTCATCCGGGGCTTTGGCGAACTCGTCGGGAGGGGGCGCGTGCGGGTGGGGGAGCGCACCCTGACCGCCCGGGCCGTTGCGCTCGCGACGGGGTCAGTGCCAACGCTGCCGGATGTCCCGGGCCTTGCGGAATCGCGCGCCTGGGGCACACGTGAGGTGACGTCGACCGAGGAGGTGCCGCAGAGTCTCATCGTGCTCGGCGGCGGTGTCGCCGGTACCGAGATGGCGTTCGCGTTCGCCGCGCTCGGAACCAGCGTGACGCTGCTCTCGCGTGGGGCGCTCCTCGGGCGTGAGGAGCCGTTCGTCGGAGCCATGCTTGCGGCCGCGCTCGCCGCCGAGGGCGTTGACGTTCGGATCGGTGTCGCGCCCGTGCGTGTTGACCGCGGGGCCGACGGCAACGTCTCGGTTGAGCTCGCTGGTGGCACGACGGTGCGCGCCGCCGAGCTCCTCGTCGCGACCGGTCGCCGCCCTGCGACCACCGGCCTCGGGCTCGAGAGGGTCGGCGTCGACGCGCAGCTGACGGTTGACGACACCATGCTCGTCGCGGGCACCGACTGGCTGTACGCCGTCGGCGACGTGAACGGCCGCGCGCTGCTCACGCACCAGGGCAAGTACCAGGCGCGCGCGGCCGGCGAGGCGATCGCCGCGCGGTTTGCCGGCGATGGCGTGCGTGATGGGGCGTGGGGAGCCCATGCTGCGACGGCAGATCACGTCGCCGTGCCGCGGGTGGTGTTCTCCGACCCGGAGGTCGCTGCGGTCGGGCTCACCGAGGCGCAGGCGCGCGAGGCCGACCTCGACCTCAGAACGGTCGAGTACGACATCGGCCAGGTGGCGGGGGCGAAGCTTCACGCGGACGGGTACGTTGGCAGGGCCAAGCTCGTGGTCGACGAGGCGCGCGGCGTGATCGTTGGGGCGACGTTCGTCGGGCAGGACGTCGCGGATCTGGTGCACGCGGCGACGATCGCTATCGTGGGGGAGGTTCCGATGGAACGGCTGTGGCACGCGGTGCCGGCATACCCGACGATCAGCGAGGTGTGGCTGAGGCTCCTCGAAACGTACCGAAGTGAGGCAGGGTAG
- a CDS encoding YHS domain-containing protein: MTEQTTPTASCCGGGAKATTVAADGRTDLLSGGTPDAEMTTCPVMVGSPVNKAKAVEAGLYRDFEGERYFFCCAGCGPAFDADPAKYAANMA; the protein is encoded by the coding sequence ATGACCGAACAGACAACCCCAACGGCGAGCTGCTGCGGTGGCGGCGCGAAGGCAACCACGGTGGCGGCCGATGGCCGCACCGACCTGCTGAGCGGGGGCACCCCTGACGCAGAGATGACCACCTGCCCCGTTATGGTCGGCAGTCCGGTGAACAAAGCGAAGGCAGTCGAAGCGGGGCTCTACCGCGACTTCGAGGGCGAGCGCTACTTCTTCTGCTGCGCCGGCTGCGGCCCCGCCTTCGACGCAGACCCCGCGAAGTACGCGGCGAACATGGCATAG
- a CDS encoding alkaline phosphatase family protein, with product MKHTHITAAAAALLLGATGIATAATPALAEGIAQETTKTPKTLVIGVDGASFDIMADSTTPTVSALRAGGLSATSNLAGAPMSPTVSGPGWSTIATGVWAPKHGVVDNNFTSPNYGAFPDYLTRIEQNLPDRNTTVVGTWGPISTTIFGAAVDSRSRFGNDTLTTQAVVSALSAQATDDVFVHLDEVDGAGHSSGSSSEAYRKALQKADGQIGEMVNAIKQRPTYNAEDWLVVVTSDHGHTPTGGHGGSTKLERKTFVAANGSPFAPGTVRHDVKVTDIAPTVLSHVGIANDPAWDLDGSVVNDLVPDDFDTLRPQLQPAVQEKGPADLLGWTAATPEGWSIDNSKMPSGGAPEFSGWTFMTDDFFSNVELGQFRENNVYSRDVFAVADSDEWADVSPRGGNMFDSTLKSPAYELNGAEQLDISFVSDYAVDGPQKAIVSVVFDEASGIAPHTLVTYPGDGTRLNPVNKVERFAFDLPRTEGGDLPKTASLHFEYGGNNSAFWVIDQVRVSQGEAPAVPAELSLSAATVEAGKTVTASGTGFAPEEVVAFELRSEPQDLGTATADAAGALSHELTVPAATPAGEHTIIAIRADGTELSQPITVTAAPTEEKPEPEVPGTKPDTETGTGTGTGSKPGTGTASGTGDGAGLASTGGAVTGLALGATAILGAGAYLFIRSRRRLDA from the coding sequence TTGAAGCACACCCACATCACCGCAGCAGCGGCCGCGCTCCTTCTCGGGGCGACAGGCATCGCGACGGCGGCGACCCCGGCACTCGCCGAGGGCATCGCCCAGGAGACGACAAAAACTCCCAAAACGCTCGTCATTGGCGTCGACGGCGCATCGTTCGACATCATGGCCGACAGCACCACCCCGACAGTGAGCGCTCTGCGAGCCGGTGGCCTCAGCGCGACCAGCAACCTCGCCGGCGCCCCCATGTCGCCGACAGTGTCTGGCCCGGGCTGGTCGACGATCGCCACCGGCGTCTGGGCCCCCAAGCACGGTGTCGTTGACAACAATTTCACGAGCCCGAACTACGGCGCGTTCCCTGACTACCTCACGCGCATCGAGCAGAACCTCCCGGACCGAAACACCACGGTTGTCGGCACCTGGGGGCCCATCTCGACGACGATCTTCGGGGCTGCAGTCGACAGCCGCAGCAGGTTTGGCAACGACACGCTCACCACGCAGGCGGTCGTCTCGGCGCTCTCGGCGCAGGCCACAGACGACGTCTTCGTGCACCTCGACGAGGTGGACGGCGCAGGTCACAGCTCCGGCTCAAGCTCCGAGGCATACCGCAAGGCGCTCCAAAAGGCCGACGGTCAGATCGGCGAGATGGTGAACGCGATCAAGCAGCGCCCGACGTACAACGCTGAGGACTGGCTCGTCGTTGTCACGTCCGACCACGGCCACACCCCGACGGGCGGCCACGGCGGCTCAACGAAGCTCGAGCGCAAGACGTTTGTCGCCGCAAACGGCTCGCCATTTGCCCCCGGCACTGTGCGACACGATGTCAAGGTGACCGATATTGCCCCGACCGTGCTCTCGCACGTCGGGATCGCGAACGACCCGGCCTGGGACCTCGACGGATCCGTGGTGAACGACCTCGTTCCCGACGACTTCGACACGCTGCGCCCCCAGCTGCAGCCCGCTGTGCAGGAGAAGGGCCCGGCCGATCTCCTCGGCTGGACCGCAGCGACCCCCGAGGGGTGGAGCATCGACAACTCGAAAATGCCCTCCGGCGGCGCGCCCGAGTTCAGTGGCTGGACGTTCATGACCGACGACTTCTTCTCGAACGTCGAGCTCGGCCAGTTCCGCGAGAACAACGTTTACTCTCGTGACGTGTTCGCCGTCGCCGACTCCGACGAGTGGGCCGACGTGAGCCCCCGAGGCGGCAACATGTTCGACTCGACCCTGAAGAGTCCCGCCTACGAGCTCAACGGCGCTGAGCAGCTCGACATCTCGTTCGTGTCTGACTATGCCGTCGACGGCCCGCAGAAGGCGATCGTGAGCGTCGTGTTCGACGAGGCCTCGGGCATCGCCCCGCACACCCTCGTAACCTACCCTGGCGACGGCACCCGCCTCAACCCGGTCAACAAAGTTGAGCGCTTCGCATTCGACCTGCCACGCACCGAGGGCGGCGACCTCCCGAAAACCGCCAGCCTGCACTTCGAGTATGGCGGCAACAACTCCGCGTTCTGGGTCATCGACCAGGTGCGCGTCAGCCAGGGCGAGGCGCCCGCGGTGCCCGCGGAGCTGAGCCTCTCGGCAGCGACCGTCGAGGCGGGCAAGACTGTCACGGCGTCGGGCACCGGGTTCGCGCCAGAGGAGGTCGTCGCGTTCGAGCTGCGCTCCGAGCCACAGGATCTCGGCACCGCGACGGCTGACGCCGCCGGTGCGCTCTCGCACGAGCTCACCGTTCCGGCCGCCACCCCGGCGGGCGAACACACCATCATCGCGATTCGCGCGGATGGCACCGAGCTGAGCCAGCCAATCACGGTGACCGCAGCACCGACGGAGGAGAAGCCCGAGCCCGAGGTCCCCGGGACGAAGCCCGACACAGAGACGGGCACAGGTACCGGCACCGGCTCGAAGCCCGGCACGGGCACCGCGTCAGGCACGGGCGACGGGGCGGGGCTCGCCTCGACCGGTGGCGCTGTTACGGGCCTCGCTCTCGGCGCAACGGCCATCCTGGGCGCCGGCGCATACCTGTTCATCCGCAGCCGGAGGCGCCTCGACGCGTAG
- a CDS encoding heavy metal translocating P-type ATPase produces MSTSALPSTHSGVELEIGGMTCASCANRIEKKLNKLDGVVATVNYATEKAKVTVPEGYDPALLIAEVEKTGYTAVMPEPKGAKKDTKSGDGNDAEDAELTSLRHRLIGSIVLTVPVIAMAMIPALQFTYWQWASLALAAPVIVWAAWPFHKAAWVNLKHGAATMDTLISMGTSAAFLWSLYALFFGTAGVPGMTHPFEFTLAPSDGAANIYLEVGAGVTMFILAGRYFEKRSKKQAGAALRALLELGAKEVAVLRGGVETKIPVEDLRVGDEFVVRPGEKIATDGTVVSGTSAVDASMLTGEAIPVEVAEGDTVTGATTNVGGRLVVRTTRIGSDTQLAQMAQLVEDAQTGKAEVQRLADRISGVFVPIVIVVAAVTLGGWLGAGFPVSAAFTAAVAVLVIACPCALGLATPTALLVGTGRGAQMGVLIKGPEVLESTRKVDTVVLDKTGTVTTGKMTLVDVVTEPGSDRAELLRLAGALEDASEHPIAQAIAKGATQEVGTLPVVEGFANIEGKGVQGVVDGHAVLVGRDSLLAEWSLQLSGELAATKARAEGEGKTVVAVGWDGKARGILVVADTVKDTSVEAIRQLKALGLSPVLLTGDNEAVARHIAAEVGIDEVIAEVLPQDKVDVVQRLQAEGKVVAMIGDGVNDAPALAQADLGLAMGTGADVAIEASDITLVRGDLRSAVDAIRLSRKTLGTIKTNLFWAFAYNVAAIPVAALGMLNPMLAGAAMALSSVFVVGNSLRLRGFKSTAV; encoded by the coding sequence ATGAGTACATCCGCGCTCCCCAGTACACACTCCGGTGTCGAACTCGAGATCGGCGGCATGACGTGCGCATCGTGTGCGAACCGCATCGAAAAGAAACTCAACAAGCTCGACGGTGTCGTCGCGACCGTGAACTATGCGACCGAGAAGGCGAAGGTCACCGTCCCCGAGGGGTACGACCCGGCGCTGCTCATCGCAGAGGTCGAGAAGACCGGCTACACCGCGGTGATGCCGGAGCCGAAGGGGGCAAAGAAAGACACCAAGAGTGGCGACGGGAACGATGCGGAAGACGCCGAGCTGACGTCGCTGCGGCATCGCCTGATCGGCTCGATCGTGCTCACCGTTCCGGTGATCGCGATGGCAATGATTCCGGCGCTGCAGTTCACGTACTGGCAGTGGGCGTCACTCGCGCTCGCGGCCCCCGTGATCGTGTGGGCGGCCTGGCCGTTCCACAAGGCAGCGTGGGTAAACCTCAAACACGGCGCCGCGACGATGGACACGCTCATCTCGATGGGCACCTCCGCAGCGTTCCTGTGGTCGCTCTACGCGCTCTTCTTCGGCACCGCCGGCGTCCCCGGCATGACGCACCCGTTCGAGTTCACGCTCGCCCCCTCTGACGGCGCGGCGAACATCTACCTCGAGGTTGGCGCGGGCGTCACCATGTTCATCCTGGCGGGCCGCTACTTCGAGAAGCGCTCGAAGAAGCAGGCCGGCGCAGCCCTGCGTGCCCTGCTCGAGCTTGGCGCGAAGGAGGTCGCGGTGCTGCGCGGCGGGGTCGAAACCAAGATCCCCGTCGAAGACCTGCGCGTCGGTGACGAATTCGTTGTGCGCCCCGGCGAGAAGATCGCGACGGACGGCACTGTCGTCTCGGGTACCTCCGCCGTTGACGCCTCCATGCTGACGGGCGAGGCGATCCCCGTCGAGGTTGCCGAGGGCGACACCGTCACCGGCGCCACCACCAACGTTGGCGGGCGACTTGTCGTGCGCACCACGCGGATCGGGTCTGACACGCAGCTCGCGCAGATGGCGCAGCTCGTCGAAGACGCGCAGACGGGCAAGGCCGAGGTGCAGCGGCTCGCTGACAGGATCTCGGGCGTCTTCGTGCCGATCGTGATCGTCGTCGCCGCCGTCACGCTTGGTGGCTGGCTCGGCGCGGGCTTCCCGGTCTCAGCAGCGTTCACCGCGGCCGTCGCCGTGCTCGTCATCGCCTGCCCCTGCGCGCTTGGGCTCGCAACCCCCACCGCGCTGCTCGTCGGCACGGGCCGCGGCGCCCAGATGGGCGTGCTCATCAAGGGGCCAGAGGTGCTCGAGTCCACCCGCAAGGTCGACACTGTCGTGCTCGACAAGACCGGCACCGTCACGACCGGCAAGATGACGCTCGTTGATGTGGTGACCGAGCCCGGCTCTGACCGGGCGGAGCTCTTGCGACTCGCGGGGGCTCTCGAGGACGCCTCGGAGCACCCGATCGCGCAGGCGATCGCGAAGGGAGCGACGCAGGAGGTCGGAACGCTGCCCGTCGTTGAGGGCTTCGCGAACATCGAGGGCAAGGGCGTGCAGGGCGTCGTCGATGGGCACGCCGTGCTTGTCGGGCGCGACTCGCTCCTCGCCGAGTGGTCGCTACAGCTGAGCGGCGAGCTCGCCGCCACGAAAGCGCGCGCCGAGGGCGAGGGCAAGACCGTCGTCGCCGTGGGCTGGGATGGCAAGGCGCGTGGGATCCTGGTCGTCGCCGACACCGTGAAGGACACGAGCGTCGAGGCGATTCGCCAGCTCAAGGCCCTGGGCCTGTCGCCCGTGCTCCTCACCGGCGACAACGAGGCTGTCGCTCGCCACATCGCCGCGGAGGTCGGGATCGACGAGGTGATCGCTGAGGTGCTGCCCCAGGACAAGGTGGACGTCGTTCAGCGGCTACAGGCGGAGGGCAAGGTCGTCGCGATGATCGGCGACGGCGTGAACGACGCTCCCGCTCTCGCGCAGGCCGACCTCGGCCTCGCGATGGGCACCGGTGCGGACGTCGCGATCGAAGCGTCCGACATCACCCTGGTGCGGGGCGACCTGCGCAGCGCGGTCGATGCGATCCGTCTGTCGCGGAAGACGCTTGGCACCATCAAGACGAACCTCTTCTGGGCGTTCGCCTACAACGTCGCTGCGATTCCCGTCGCGGCGCTCGGCATGCTGAACCCGATGCTCGCCGGTGCGGCGATGGCGCTCTCGAGCGTCTTCGTCGTCGGCAACAGCCTGCGCTTGCGCGGCTTCAAGAGCACCGCCGTCTAG